The following proteins are encoded in a genomic region of bacterium:
- the hisA gene encoding 1-(5-phosphoribosyl)-5-[(5-phosphoribosylamino)methylideneamino]imidazole-4-carboxamide isomerase — protein MIIYPAIDIREGRVIRLIQGDFKKERVYSEDPVEVAFGWKEKGAESLHIVDLDGAFFGKPQNLEIIQKIVDKVGIPVQMGGGIRNFEILENVMDIGVARAVLGTSAILDELFLRKALLRFSERILVGLDVKGGKIAISGWQRLTEYKLEELLLKMADFGLKEAIITDIERDGMMNGPNISLIEGLLKNVKNVKLIASGGISTMSDIMHLSRLPISGVIIGKALYEGKIDLSGMVKLLKEDV, from the coding sequence ATGATAATATATCCAGCAATTGATATTAGGGAGGGAAGGGTTATCAGGCTTATACAGGGAGATTTTAAGAAAGAAAGGGTCTATTCCGAAGACCCAGTTGAGGTTGCCTTTGGATGGAAGGAAAAAGGGGCAGAATCTTTACATATTGTAGACCTTGATGGTGCATTCTTTGGAAAGCCACAAAACCTTGAGATAATCCAGAAAATTGTAGACAAGGTAGGAATTCCGGTTCAAATGGGGGGTGGAATAAGGAATTTTGAAATACTTGAGAATGTTATGGATATTGGTGTAGCTAGGGCGGTTTTGGGAACATCTGCCATTCTGGATGAGCTGTTTTTAAGAAAGGCATTACTTAGATTCTCCGAGAGAATCCTTGTTGGATTAGATGTTAAAGGAGGAAAAATTGCTATTTCTGGCTGGCAGAGGCTAACAGAGTATAAACTAGAGGAGCTATTGCTTAAAATGGCAGATTTTGGCTTAAAAGAGGCTATAATCACAGATATTGAAAGGGATGGGATGATGAATGGCCCAAACATTTCCTTGATTGAAGGGCTTTTAAAAAATGTTAAGAATGTCAAGCTAATTGCAAGTGGTGGGATAAGCACAATGTCTGATATAATGCATTTAAGCAGGCTTCCTATATCGGGTGTAATTATAGGAAAGGCATTGTATGAAGGGAAGATAGACCTTTCTGGGATGGTAAAATTGCTAAAGGAGGATGTATAG